The genomic interval CGTCGTCCAGCGGCGGCAACCCCGCGGCGCCGGTGATCGCGAGCGCCGGCCGCCACGTGCGCGCCAGCACCAGCTCGGCGAGGTCGCCGGTGACCGGCCGCGCGCCGTCCTGCCACGGGAACTTGTCGTAGACGGCGGTGCCGAGCACCTCGGCGACCTGGGCGGCCTGGGCGCGTCGCTGCGCCGGTATATCCGCGTGCAGCTCGGGCGGCACGATGCGGCCGGTCGCCTCGTCCTCGAGCCGGCTCAGCAGCGCGCGCAGCACGCGAAAGCTCGACGGGACGATGCCGCTGGCGTCTCCCGAGTGGACGCCTTCTTTGAGCAGTGACACCGTCACGTCCATCGTCGCGATGCCGCGCAGCGACGTCGTGCACCAAAGCTGGTCGTAGTTGCCGCAGCCCGAGTCCAGGCACACGACCAGGCTGGGCGTACCGATCCGGGACGCGAGGTGGTCGATGTAGGCGGGCAGGTCGTAGCTGCCGCTCTCCTCGCACGCCTCGATGAGCACGACGCAGCGCGGGTGCGGCGCGTTCTGATCGCGCAACGCGTTGATCGCGGCGATCGATGCGAACGCCGCGTAACCGTCGTCGGCGCCGCCGCGGCCGTACAACCGGTCGCCGCGCACCACCGGCGTCCACGGCCCGAGGCCCTCGGCCCAGCCGGTCATCTCGGGCTGCTTGTCGAGGTGGCCGTACAGCAGCACGGTGTCGCCGCTGCCGCCGGTGGCCGGGACGTCCATCCAGATGACCGGCGTGCGATCGCCCAGGCGCACGACCTCGAGCGTCATGTCGGCCGGCCCGTGTTCGCGGCACCAGCCGGCGACGAGGTCGACGGCGCGGTCCATGTGGCCGTGCGCGCGCCAATCCGGGTCGAACATCGGCGATTTGTTCGGGATGCGGATGTAGTCGACCAGCGCCGGGACGATGTGGTCGTCCCACGCGCGGTCGACGAACGCGCGCGCGCGGTCGCGGTCGAGCATCAGTGGCCTCCCCCGACCAGCGGCTGCACGTTCAGGATGGTCAGCACCGCGTTGACGACGCCGCCGAGCCCCTCGCCGGCGATCAGGCCGCACGCGACCGCAAACACGAACCGCTTGTACTGCTCCGGCTTCATCCGCGCCCAGCCGACCGCCACCATCGCGCCGAGGAACATGCAGATCGAGTAGTACGCGTGGACGATGAACGCGATGCCGAACGCCAGGCCGCTCGGCAGGTAGGGAGCGGTTCGCGGCGCGATCTTGCGGATGACCGGGATGATCGCGCCGAATGCGAGTCCGATCACCATCGCGGTGACCGCGTGCGGCGGCAACGCGTCCAGCCCGCGGGTCATCACCATCGACACGGCTGCCCACGCGTGCGCCGCGGGGGCGACCAGCTTCGAGTCGTCTGCGCCGATGTCGTAGGCCGCGTCGAACACGTAGAACATCGGCACGGCGACGAGGGCCCCCATCAGGATGCCCCACAGCTGCGCCTTGAACTGCTTGCGCGGTGACGCGCCGAGCATGTAGCCGGTCTTGAGGTCCTGCATCATGTCGCCGGCCTGCGATGCGCCGGCGCCGGCGATGCCGGCGGTCATCAGGTTGGCCGCGGGCGCGTCGGACATCACGCCGAACACCATCTGCGTCACTTTGCCGATGCCGCCGATCGGGTTGATGTCGGTCTCGCCGGTCGACCGGACGGCGACGTTGGCCAGCACCGCCGACAGCGCGATCGCCAGCGCGGACAGATACGCCGGGATGTCGAACACGAAGTGCGCCATCGCGATCGTGGCCACCGATGCGAGCGCCAGGCCGGTGGTCCACCAGCGGTTCGGGATCGCTTCGGGATCGACCTCGGCGTCGCCGCCGGACGCCGCCCTCGCGACGGCCGGCCGCTTGAGCGCGCGGACGAACGTCCGCCACGACAGCGCCAGCGACATGAGCGCGTCGCCGACCATGATCGCGACGCCCGGCCACAGGATCCAGCCGCGCACGCCCCACGCGTCGGTCGCACCGTCGTGGATCGTCGTCGGCGACGGGGCCAGCGCCCAGCCGTTGGACTTCGCCCAGTGGCCGAGGAGGCCCCAGCCGACGATGGCGCCGGCGAGCAGCGACCCGGTGACGCGCGGGCCGATCAGGAAGCCGGCGCCGAACAGCATCGGGCCGAGGTACAGGCTGAACGTCCACGCCGCCGCGGTCGCGAGCACCGCGCTGCCGAGCCACTCGTGCAGCGGCGGCGCGTTGAGCGGCGGGATGAAGTGCGTCCCGATCGTGAACGCGAACGCGCCGACGCCGAACCACAGCAACACGCGCGCCTTGGCGACCGCCTCGCCGGCCGTGGCGAACATCGCCATGATCGTGTTGGCCACGGCGGTCCCGGTCGGGAACTTGAGCTTCTCGGTCACGACGTACTGGCGGCGCAGCGGCACCGCGAACATCACGCCGAGGTAGGCGATCGCCAGCGCCCACACCGCCAGCTCCCAGTAGGCCGGCAGCGGGTGGCCGGCGATCTTGAGCGCCGGGATCGCGGCGACCAGGCCGGCGGCGGACGCCATCGTGCCGGCGCCGGATCCGGCCGTCTGCGCGATGTTGCACTCGAGCACGGTGAACGGGTCGCGCGGGCGAACGGTTTGAAACAGCGCGAACGCCAGGATCGCGGCCATGAGCGACCCGCCGACGGTCCAGCCGATGGTCAGGCCGAGGTAGATGTTGCCGGCGACCACGATCCAGCCGAGCACGCAGCCGGTCGCTACCGCGCGAAACGTGAGCTGCAGCTCGCCGGGCTGCGGCGTGTACAGGATGTCGCTGTCGGCGGCGTCGGTTGCGCCGCTGTCCGGCGCCGGGGGGCTGGCGTCCGGGGTCGCGTCGTTCGTCGTCGTCATGAACTCCCCTCGCGATGTCGGAAACCGCGCCCTTGTACCGCAGGACTTGCGCTCCCGGGTAGGGCTTGTCACATGTAATAGTCGGAGTCGCGGAGATGCGGATCTGGATGGGTGCAGGGTCCGGCCGCGGCCCGGACCGACAGCGCGAGGGAGGCGTCGCCCTCCAGGAGCGCCCGAAGACCAAAAAACCGCCGCTTTACAAGGTGTTACTTCACAACGACGACTACACCACGAAGGAGTTCGTGGTGATGATCCTCCAGCAGATTTTCCACCATTCGGAGGCCGACGCGATCCGCATCATGGAACACGTCCACAACCACGGCATCGGGGTTGCTGGCGTCTATCCATTCGAGATTGCGGAGACCAAGGCCCAAAAGACGGTCGCGATCGCCCAGCAGTTCGAGTACCCGCTGCAATGCACGCTCGAGCCGGAGAGCTGACTCGATCGCGCCGCCGCAGCGGAACTCGCCATGCTCACCCCCGAACTACAAGACACCCTCCGCCGCGCGGTCCAGTCGGCCCGCGATCGGCGGCACGAGTACCTGCTGCTCGAGCACGTGCTGCTCGCCATGCTCGACGACCGCACCGCGCGCAACATCATCAAACACTGCGGGGGCGACGTCGACGCGCTGCGCGCCGAGCTCGAGGCGTACCTGGCGGAGCTGCCGACCCTGCCGCCCGACGACCCGTCGGACCCGGAGCAGACCCTGTCGTTTCAGCGCGTGCTGCAGCGCGCGGCGATGCACGTGCAGGGCGCCGGCCGCGACACGATGAACTCGGGCAACCTGCTCGTGTCGATGTTTCGCGAGCGGGACAGCCACGCCGTCTACCTGCTCGAGAAGCAGGGCATCACCCGGTTCGATGTCGTCAACTACATCTCGCAC from Deltaproteobacteria bacterium carries:
- a CDS encoding OPT family oligopeptide transporter; its protein translation is MTTTNDATPDASPPAPDSGATDAADSDILYTPQPGELQLTFRAVATGCVLGWIVVAGNIYLGLTIGWTVGGSLMAAILAFALFQTVRPRDPFTVLECNIAQTAGSGAGTMASAAGLVAAIPALKIAGHPLPAYWELAVWALAIAYLGVMFAVPLRRQYVVTEKLKFPTGTAVANTIMAMFATAGEAVAKARVLLWFGVGAFAFTIGTHFIPPLNAPPLHEWLGSAVLATAAAWTFSLYLGPMLFGAGFLIGPRVTGSLLAGAIVGWGLLGHWAKSNGWALAPSPTTIHDGATDAWGVRGWILWPGVAIMVGDALMSLALSWRTFVRALKRPAVARAASGGDAEVDPEAIPNRWWTTGLALASVATIAMAHFVFDIPAYLSALAIALSAVLANVAVRSTGETDINPIGGIGKVTQMVFGVMSDAPAANLMTAGIAGAGASQAGDMMQDLKTGYMLGASPRKQFKAQLWGILMGALVAVPMFYVFDAAYDIGADDSKLVAPAAHAWAAVSMVMTRGLDALPPHAVTAMVIGLAFGAIIPVIRKIAPRTAPYLPSGLAFGIAFIVHAYYSICMFLGAMVAVGWARMKPEQYKRFVFAVACGLIAGEGLGGVVNAVLTILNVQPLVGGGH
- a CDS encoding ATP-dependent Clp protease adaptor ClpS encodes the protein MGAGSGRGPDRQREGGVALQERPKTKKPPLYKVLLHNDDYTTKEFVVMILQQIFHHSEADAIRIMEHVHNHGIGVAGVYPFEIAETKAQKTVAIAQQFEYPLQCTLEPES
- a CDS encoding M20/M25/M40 family metallo-hydrolase, yielding MLDRDRARAFVDRAWDDHIVPALVDYIRIPNKSPMFDPDWRAHGHMDRAVDLVAGWCREHGPADMTLEVVRLGDRTPVIWMDVPATGGSGDTVLLYGHLDKQPEMTGWAEGLGPWTPVVRGDRLYGRGGADDGYAAFASIAAINALRDQNAPHPRCVVLIEACEESGSYDLPAYIDHLASRIGTPSLVVCLDSGCGNYDQLWCTTSLRGIATMDVTVSLLKEGVHSGDASGIVPSSFRVLRALLSRLEDEATGRIVPPELHADIPAQRRAQAAQVAEVLGTAVYDKFPWQDGARPVTGDLAELVLARTWRPALAITGAAGLPPLDDAGNVMRPFTSLKLSLRLPPTTDAQAALDRVRALLTADPPYGARVEVTRAEAASGWDAPPVAPWLERALDEASRAYFGAGCVYMGEGGSIPFMGMLGARFPDAQFLITGVLGPHSNAHGPNEFLHIPTGKKLTGCVAHVLATRG